One window of the Pseudofrankia sp. DC12 genome contains the following:
- a CDS encoding low temperature requirement protein A, producing MEPGPSLPAEPVPAQPEVPRQVPAPPPGSRPTDDAAGKGGADAGPPFVIPNIPLIRSRAAGEQRATFFELFFDLVYVFAVTQLSHYLLADLSWPGAARATFMLVVIYWAWNYTTWMANWFDPRTVTVRLVLVFVMMASLLMSIAVPDAFGGRGLLFAASYVALQVVRNVFVVVVCPTGAFRRNFGQILAWSLLTAPPWVMGALVDGNARWGLWGVALLVDLAAPLVLYWLPGLGSTPTSQWQVEGNHFAERFQLFVIIALGESIVLAGATASESRLTATVAVALGVAFLLSTALWWLYFGQVSEVVARRIGLSAPAEAGKLGRDVYTYLHLPVIAGIVLAAVGLELVIAHPEEPIGLSGALVAFGGPALFLAGLATCCARVGRRHAWWPVGVAVALLAAVPLLTALDRLAAMGILTAVLVTSAAVEQSRGDSAADGQSRLP from the coding sequence ATGGAGCCCGGTCCGTCCCTGCCCGCCGAGCCGGTGCCCGCCCAGCCGGAGGTCCCGCGTCAGGTCCCGGCACCGCCACCCGGCAGCCGGCCTACCGACGACGCGGCCGGCAAAGGCGGCGCGGACGCCGGCCCTCCTTTCGTCATCCCGAACATCCCGCTGATCCGGAGCCGGGCCGCCGGCGAGCAGCGGGCGACGTTCTTCGAGCTGTTCTTCGACCTGGTCTACGTCTTCGCCGTCACGCAGCTCTCGCACTACCTGCTCGCCGACCTGAGCTGGCCCGGCGCCGCCCGGGCGACGTTCATGCTCGTCGTCATCTATTGGGCGTGGAACTACACGACCTGGATGGCGAACTGGTTCGACCCGCGCACGGTCACCGTCCGTCTTGTCCTCGTGTTCGTGATGATGGCGAGCCTGCTGATGTCCATCGCCGTGCCGGATGCTTTCGGCGGGCGTGGGTTGCTGTTCGCGGCCAGCTATGTGGCGCTGCAGGTGGTGCGGAACGTCTTCGTCGTCGTGGTCTGCCCGACCGGCGCCTTCCGCCGTAACTTCGGGCAGATCCTGGCCTGGAGCCTCCTGACGGCACCACCATGGGTGATGGGCGCGCTCGTGGACGGCAACGCGCGCTGGGGTCTTTGGGGCGTCGCGCTGCTCGTCGACCTCGCGGCGCCGCTGGTTCTGTACTGGCTGCCGGGCCTCGGCTCGACCCCGACGAGCCAGTGGCAGGTCGAGGGCAACCATTTCGCCGAGCGTTTCCAGCTCTTCGTCATCATCGCGCTCGGGGAGAGCATCGTTCTCGCCGGCGCGACCGCGTCCGAGTCCAGGCTCACCGCCACGGTCGCCGTCGCGCTCGGGGTCGCGTTCCTGCTGTCGACGGCGCTGTGGTGGCTGTACTTCGGCCAGGTGTCCGAGGTGGTGGCACGGCGGATCGGCCTCAGCGCACCGGCCGAGGCGGGCAAGCTCGGCCGGGACGTCTACACCTACCTGCACCTGCCGGTCATCGCCGGCATCGTGCTGGCCGCCGTCGGGCTGGAACTGGTGATCGCGCACCCCGAGGAGCCCATCGGCCTGTCCGGCGCGCTGGTCGCGTTCGGCGGCCCGGCGCTGTTCCTCGCCGGCCTCGCCACCTGCTGCGCCCGGGTCGGCCGCCGGCACGCGTGGTGGCCGGTCGGGGTCGCCGTCGCGCTGCTCGCCGCCGTTCCCCTCCTGACCGCGCTCGACCGGCTGGCCGCCATGGGCATCCTGACCGCCGTCCTGGTCACGTCCGCCGCCGTTGAACAGTCCCGCGGCGACTCAGCGGCCGACGGGCAGTCCCGCCTTCCTTAG
- a CDS encoding YdeI/OmpD-associated family protein: protein MRFRATVELHGATATGIEVPADILAGLNSGKRPKVTVTIGPHSYQTTVGSMGGRYLIPLPAEDRRAAEAAAGDEADVELVLEAAPRLVEVPADLAAAIAEVPAAQATFDGLAFTHRKEWVRSVDEAKKPETRQTRITKTVEGLSAGRRTR from the coding sequence GTGAGATTCCGGGCGACGGTCGAGCTGCATGGCGCCACCGCGACGGGCATCGAGGTGCCGGCGGACATCCTGGCGGGGCTGAACAGCGGCAAGCGGCCGAAGGTGACCGTGACGATCGGGCCGCACTCCTACCAGACCACCGTCGGCTCGATGGGCGGCAGATACCTCATCCCGCTTCCCGCCGAGGACCGGCGCGCGGCCGAGGCCGCCGCGGGCGACGAGGCCGACGTGGAGCTGGTCCTGGAGGCCGCGCCGCGGCTCGTCGAGGTGCCGGCCGACCTGGCGGCGGCGATCGCCGAGGTACCCGCCGCGCAGGCGACCTTCGACGGGCTCGCGTTCACTCATCGCAAGGAGTGGGTCCGGTCGGTCGACGAGGCGAAGAAGCCCGAGACCCGCCAGACCCGGATCACGAAGACCGTCGAAGGTCTCAGCGCCGGCCGCCGCACCCGCTGA
- a CDS encoding transglutaminase family protein: MTSPYPANQWARVPPASADAGRVVSCDLMFGVEEPADIAFQIAVARAGRIHAERLDVATEAKPLPRPTELSGPHGGRLHLLRAPRGILSVSYRAELVGPETEQAEVRASPAGGQLTMEQLTFLRPSRYCPSDHVVGLAVAEFGGLPPGRARVEAITSWIHHRVAYVIGSSAVHDSAEDTLLTGQGVCRDFAHLGITLCRALEIPARFAAVYAPGLSPMDFHAVFEAWVDGEWRVYDATRKVPRSSLVRIATGRDAADAAFADVLGGIASLHSIEVTATVTGNLPVDDHQADVHLY, translated from the coding sequence ATGACCAGTCCGTACCCTGCCAACCAGTGGGCGCGCGTCCCACCCGCTTCCGCCGACGCGGGCCGGGTGGTCAGCTGTGACCTCATGTTCGGCGTCGAGGAGCCCGCGGACATCGCCTTCCAGATCGCCGTCGCCCGGGCTGGCCGGATACACGCTGAACGGCTCGACGTGGCGACCGAGGCGAAGCCGCTTCCCCGGCCCACCGAACTGTCTGGACCGCACGGTGGCCGCCTGCATCTGCTGCGCGCGCCGCGGGGGATCCTCTCGGTGTCCTACCGAGCGGAGCTCGTGGGTCCGGAGACCGAGCAGGCCGAGGTCCGCGCCAGCCCCGCCGGCGGCCAGCTCACCATGGAGCAGCTGACCTTCCTGCGGCCGAGCCGATACTGCCCGTCGGACCACGTCGTCGGTCTCGCGGTCGCCGAGTTCGGCGGCCTGCCGCCGGGACGGGCCCGAGTGGAGGCGATCACGAGCTGGATTCATCACCGGGTCGCCTATGTCATCGGTTCCAGTGCGGTCCACGACTCGGCCGAGGACACGTTGCTCACCGGACAGGGCGTGTGCCGTGACTTCGCCCATCTCGGTATCACGCTGTGCCGGGCACTCGAGATACCCGCCCGCTTCGCGGCCGTCTATGCGCCTGGGCTGAGCCCGATGGATTTCCACGCCGTCTTCGAGGCCTGGGTCGACGGTGAATGGCGGGTCTACGACGCGACCCGCAAGGTCCCGCGGTCCAGTCTGGTCCGGATCGCCACCGGCCGCGACGCCGCCGACGCCGCCTTCGCCGACGTGCTGGGGGGCATCGCCAGCCTCCATTCCATCGAGGTCACCGCGACGGTCACCGGAAATCTCCCCGTTGACGACCACCAGGCGGACGTCCACCTCTACTGA
- a CDS encoding M13-type metalloendopeptidase: MSILDDAREGMDLDVRPQDDLFGHVNGRWLVEAEIPSDRSSWGPFVQLADAAEQQVRDIITDLAAQDPSAQSEDVRKIADLYNSFQDTEAVQALGLDPVRPVLAAVSGLSDVRGLAAFLGEFERGGGSGLFGSYVDTDDRNSDRYLFHLVQGGLGLPDESYYRDEKFAEIRAKYVGYLTRMLGLAEHPGPQGAAERVLALDTLLAKGHWERAETRDVQRTYNLKTAEELAALCPAFAWDAYVTGLGGQLAGAHATLAEVCVRQPSYFEHLSNVLTETPIDVWRDWLLSHVLRSAAPYLPDAFVDTHFDFYGRTLSGTPELRARWKRAVSFVEGSIGEAVGKEYVARHFPPRAKAQMDDLVANLLAAYRSSISQLDWMTEETKQRAYEKLETFRPKIGYPERFRDYSKLVVRRDDLMGNAQAASAFETDRDLAKIGAPVDRDEWFMLPQTVNAYYNPGTNEICFPAGILQKPFFSPDAHPAENYGGIGAVIGHEVGHGFDDQGAQYDGAGNLNDWWTPADKAAFEVKSKTLVEQYNGFEPRNLPGEKVNGALTVGENIGDLGGLTIAHVAYVISQGGAAAREDRRRLFMNWAYVWRTKRRLELERQYLTTDPHSPPELRANIVRNLDEFHDVFDTAPGDGLWLEPADRVRIW, translated from the coding sequence GTGAGCATCCTCGACGACGCCCGCGAGGGCATGGACCTCGACGTCCGACCGCAGGACGACCTCTTCGGCCACGTGAACGGCCGGTGGCTCGTCGAGGCGGAGATCCCGTCCGACCGTTCGAGCTGGGGCCCGTTCGTGCAGCTGGCCGACGCCGCCGAGCAGCAGGTCCGCGACATCATCACCGACCTCGCCGCGCAGGACCCTTCCGCGCAGTCCGAGGACGTGCGCAAGATCGCCGACCTCTACAACTCGTTCCAGGACACCGAGGCGGTCCAGGCGCTCGGCCTGGACCCGGTGCGGCCGGTGCTGGCCGCAGTGAGCGGCCTGAGCGACGTGCGTGGCCTCGCCGCGTTCCTCGGCGAGTTCGAGCGGGGCGGCGGCAGCGGACTGTTCGGCAGCTACGTCGACACCGATGACCGCAATTCCGACCGTTACCTGTTCCATCTGGTCCAGGGCGGCCTCGGCCTGCCGGACGAGTCGTACTACCGGGACGAGAAGTTCGCCGAGATCCGCGCGAAGTACGTCGGCTACCTGACCCGGATGCTCGGGCTGGCCGAGCATCCCGGCCCGCAGGGTGCCGCGGAGCGGGTCCTCGCGCTGGACACGCTGCTCGCGAAGGGCCACTGGGAGCGGGCCGAGACCCGGGACGTCCAGAGGACCTACAACCTGAAGACGGCCGAGGAACTGGCCGCGCTCTGCCCGGCATTCGCATGGGACGCCTACGTCACGGGCCTCGGCGGTCAGCTGGCCGGCGCGCACGCCACGCTGGCCGAGGTCTGCGTGCGCCAGCCGTCGTACTTCGAGCACCTCTCGAACGTGCTGACCGAGACGCCGATCGACGTCTGGCGCGACTGGCTGCTCAGCCACGTGCTGCGCTCGGCGGCGCCCTATCTGCCCGACGCCTTCGTGGACACCCATTTCGACTTCTACGGCCGCACGCTTTCCGGTACGCCGGAGCTGCGGGCGCGGTGGAAGCGGGCCGTGTCGTTCGTCGAGGGCTCGATCGGTGAGGCCGTCGGCAAGGAGTACGTCGCCCGCCACTTCCCGCCGCGCGCCAAGGCGCAGATGGACGACCTGGTCGCGAACCTGCTCGCGGCCTACCGTTCGTCGATCTCCCAGCTGGACTGGATGACGGAGGAGACCAAGCAGCGGGCGTACGAGAAGCTCGAGACGTTCCGGCCCAAGATCGGCTATCCGGAGCGGTTCCGCGACTACTCGAAGCTCGTGGTCCGCCGCGACGACCTGATGGGCAACGCCCAGGCCGCCTCCGCGTTCGAGACCGACCGGGACCTCGCCAAGATCGGCGCTCCGGTCGACCGCGACGAGTGGTTCATGCTCCCGCAGACCGTGAACGCCTACTACAACCCGGGCACCAACGAGATCTGCTTCCCGGCCGGCATCCTGCAGAAGCCGTTCTTCAGCCCCGACGCCCACCCGGCTGAGAACTACGGCGGCATCGGCGCGGTCATCGGCCACGAGGTCGGCCACGGCTTCGACGACCAGGGTGCGCAGTACGACGGCGCCGGCAACCTCAACGACTGGTGGACCCCGGCCGACAAGGCGGCCTTCGAGGTGAAGTCGAAGACCCTGGTCGAGCAGTACAACGGGTTCGAGCCGCGCAACCTGCCGGGGGAGAAGGTCAACGGCGCCCTCACCGTCGGCGAGAACATCGGTGACCTCGGCGGCCTGACCATCGCCCACGTGGCGTACGTCATCTCCCAGGGCGGCGCCGCGGCCCGCGAGGACCGGCGGCGGCTGTTCATGAACTGGGCCTACGTGTGGCGGACCAAGCGCCGGCTGGAGCTGGAGCGGCAGTACCTCACCACCGACCCGCACAGCCCGCCGGAGCTGCGCGCCAACATCGTGCGCAATCTCGACGAGTTCCACGACGTGTTCGACACGGCCCCCGGCGACGGGCTCTGGCTGGAGCCGGCCGACCGGGTCCGCATCTGGTAG
- a CDS encoding VOC family protein has product MAEFTSYEPGTPSWVDLASSDLASSKAFYGALFGWEAQDVPDPAAGGYGFFLLRGKLIAGYGPTMAPGQPSAWATYVQVDDADKTAEAVRGAGGSVVAGPVDIPGGAGRMAVCTDREGAFFSVFQPDQHKGAQLANEPGAFCWNELDSRDIDAAKAFYPAVFDWTVEGSADGGWEYYEWKRGGTATVAGMMPMPPGVPAQVPPYWVTYFGVTDTDAAVAEAGRLGATTVAGPMDSPAGRLAVLSGPQGEVFAIIKL; this is encoded by the coding sequence ATGGCCGAATTCACCTCTTACGAGCCTGGGACACCGAGCTGGGTCGATCTGGCCAGCTCGGACCTCGCCTCGTCCAAAGCCTTCTACGGCGCGCTCTTCGGCTGGGAGGCGCAGGACGTGCCCGACCCGGCCGCGGGCGGCTACGGCTTCTTCCTGCTGCGTGGCAAGCTGATCGCCGGCTACGGGCCGACGATGGCGCCCGGCCAGCCGTCGGCCTGGGCGACCTACGTCCAGGTCGACGACGCCGACAAGACCGCCGAGGCGGTGCGGGGTGCCGGCGGCTCGGTGGTCGCCGGGCCGGTGGATATCCCCGGCGGCGCCGGGCGGATGGCCGTGTGCACCGACCGGGAGGGAGCGTTCTTCTCGGTCTTCCAGCCCGACCAGCACAAGGGCGCGCAACTGGCCAACGAGCCCGGCGCCTTCTGCTGGAACGAGCTGGACAGCCGGGACATCGACGCGGCGAAGGCCTTCTACCCGGCCGTGTTCGACTGGACGGTCGAGGGTAGCGCCGACGGCGGCTGGGAGTACTACGAGTGGAAGCGCGGTGGCACCGCCACCGTCGCCGGGATGATGCCAATGCCGCCTGGCGTCCCGGCTCAGGTTCCGCCGTACTGGGTGACGTACTTCGGGGTCACCGACACCGACGCGGCCGTCGCCGAGGCTGGCCGGTTGGGGGCGACCACCGTCGCCGGGCCGATGGACAGTCCGGCCGGCCGGCTCGCGGTGCTCAGCGGTCCCCAGGGCGAGGTTTTCGCGATCATCAAGCTCTGA
- a CDS encoding NAD(P)-dependent alcohol dehydrogenase, with the protein MKAIVQDRFGPPDVLRLADADVPRVGAGDVLVRVRAAGLNPYDWHMLRGDPYVARLMGGVGVWRPRSRVAGLDAAGTVEAVGADVDGVEVGDDVLAFCPGALAEYALVGPPGAWAPKPANLTFEQAAAVPLAALTALRAVRDAAGLTAGQRLLVNGAAGGIGTFAVQLAAGLGVEVTGVCSARNVELVRSLGAAHVVDYEAQDVLGSAERYDAILDNVGNLPAHRLRRLLAPGGILLLNGGGAPGRVFGAVGRFAGGAALGLVVRQRIRPLVAKPNGADLRTLAGLLEAGSLVPVLDRGWALPEAADALRQVEAGHARGKVVVTIG; encoded by the coding sequence GTGAAGGCCATCGTCCAGGACCGGTTCGGCCCGCCGGACGTGCTGCGGCTGGCGGACGCCGACGTTCCCCGGGTCGGCGCCGGCGACGTGCTGGTGCGGGTACGCGCGGCCGGGCTGAACCCGTACGACTGGCACATGCTGCGCGGCGACCCGTACGTCGCCCGGCTGATGGGCGGCGTCGGTGTGTGGCGGCCCAGGTCGCGGGTGGCCGGTCTCGACGCCGCGGGAACGGTCGAGGCGGTCGGCGCGGACGTCGACGGGGTCGAGGTCGGCGACGACGTGCTGGCCTTCTGCCCCGGCGCGCTCGCCGAGTACGCGCTCGTCGGGCCGCCGGGCGCGTGGGCGCCGAAACCGGCGAACCTGACGTTCGAGCAGGCGGCCGCGGTGCCGCTGGCGGCCCTGACCGCGCTGCGGGCGGTGCGGGACGCGGCGGGGCTGACCGCCGGACAGCGGCTGCTCGTCAACGGGGCCGCCGGCGGCATCGGCACCTTCGCCGTCCAGCTCGCGGCCGGCCTGGGCGTCGAGGTCACGGGGGTGTGCAGTGCCCGCAACGTCGAGCTGGTGCGTTCGCTGGGCGCGGCGCACGTCGTGGATTACGAGGCGCAGGACGTCCTCGGCTCAGCCGAGCGGTACGACGCGATCCTGGACAACGTCGGCAACCTGCCGGCGCACCGGCTGCGCCGGCTGCTGGCCCCCGGCGGGATCCTGCTGCTCAACGGCGGCGGCGCGCCGGGCCGGGTGTTCGGCGCCGTCGGCAGGTTCGCCGGTGGCGCCGCCCTCGGCCTCGTCGTCCGCCAGCGGATCCGGCCACTGGTCGCGAAGCCGAACGGGGCCGACCTGCGCACCCTCGCCGGCCTGCTCGAAGCCGGCAGCCTCGTCCCCGTCCTCGACCGCGGCTGGGCGCTGCCCGAGGCCGCGGACGCGCTGCGCCAGGTCGAGGCCGGCCACGCCCGCGGGAAGGTCGTCGTCACCATCGGCTGA
- the serA gene encoding phosphoglycerate dehydrogenase codes for MRALLLENVHRDAATILKTAGAEVETIDRAPDDRALVAALAGVELLGIRSKTEVTEAVLDEAPDLLAIGAFCIGTNQVDLGAASERGIAVFNAPFSNTRSVVELALAEIIALTRRLIPKNTGMHAGVWDKSAEAAHEVRGRRLGIVGYGNIGAQLSVLAEALGMSVYFYDTADKLALGNARRCDSLDDLLAVADVVTLHVDGRAGNSGMFGAKQFARMRPGSLFLNLSRGFVVDHVELRARIQSGDLAGAAIDVFPHEPAGRGDEFRSELRDLPNVILTPHIAGSTEEAQQDIGRYVAGKLRDYHLDGGTSMSVNLPHLSLPPRPGGRRIAHLHRNVPGVLAKINSTLAEHKVNIDGQLLDTRGEYGYALTDIAVDYPAAVLGSLAAMPETVRVRLLG; via the coding sequence GTGCGTGCGCTACTGCTAGAGAACGTCCACCGGGACGCCGCGACGATCCTCAAGACCGCCGGCGCGGAGGTGGAGACGATCGACCGGGCGCCTGACGACCGGGCACTGGTCGCGGCCCTGGCCGGGGTCGAGCTGCTCGGGATCAGGTCGAAGACCGAGGTCACCGAGGCGGTGCTCGACGAGGCGCCCGACCTGCTCGCCATCGGCGCGTTCTGCATCGGTACCAACCAGGTCGATCTCGGGGCCGCGAGCGAGCGCGGCATCGCCGTGTTCAACGCCCCGTTCTCCAACACCCGCAGCGTGGTCGAGCTGGCGCTCGCCGAGATCATCGCGTTGACCCGGCGGCTGATCCCCAAGAACACCGGCATGCACGCGGGCGTCTGGGACAAGTCGGCCGAGGCTGCCCACGAGGTCCGCGGCCGGCGCCTGGGCATCGTCGGCTACGGCAACATCGGCGCTCAGCTGTCGGTGCTGGCCGAGGCGCTCGGCATGAGCGTGTACTTCTACGACACCGCGGACAAGCTGGCGCTCGGCAACGCGCGGCGCTGCGACAGCCTCGACGACCTGCTCGCGGTCGCCGACGTCGTGACGCTGCACGTGGACGGGCGTGCCGGCAACAGCGGGATGTTCGGTGCCAAGCAGTTCGCCCGGATGCGGCCCGGCAGCCTCTTCCTCAACCTCTCGCGCGGCTTCGTGGTGGACCACGTCGAGCTGCGCGCGCGGATTCAGAGCGGCGACCTGGCCGGCGCGGCGATCGACGTCTTCCCACACGAGCCGGCCGGGCGCGGCGACGAGTTCCGCTCCGAGCTGCGCGACCTGCCGAACGTGATCCTCACGCCGCACATCGCGGGCTCGACCGAGGAGGCCCAGCAGGACATCGGCCGCTACGTCGCCGGCAAGCTGCGGGACTACCACCTCGACGGCGGCACGTCCATGAGCGTCAACCTGCCCCATCTGTCGCTGCCGCCGCGGCCGGGCGGACGTCGGATCGCCCACCTGCACCGCAACGTCCCAGGCGTGCTCGCGAAGATCAACAGCACGCTCGCCGAGCACAAGGTCAACATCGACGGCCAGCTCCTCGACACCCGCGGCGAGTACGGGTACGCCCTGACCGACATCGCCGTCGACTACCCGGCAGCCGTCCTCGGCTCACTGGCCGCGATGCCGGAGACGGTCCGGGTGAGGCTGCTGGGCTGA
- a CDS encoding BTAD domain-containing putative transcriptional regulator → MVEPKTTRTGEKAVAALMTPGGAIGSGVRVRLLGGVGAFAGDGEPVEVGPPRCQALLAALALSPGTALSVARLVDLVWGADRPRTAERTLHSYVARLRRALGPAAITTVGAAYRLDVPADAVDALRFARLVEAGDTAAALVEWAGAPLAGLRVAPGLAAVVDGLEERWLVAVETDLAGRIETDPAAALGRLAELTASHPAREELWALRMTALYRTGRQGDALGAYQTARRHLVEQLGVEPGPRLRALEAMVLGQDSRLAIPAPPPGRPGNLPLRLGRLIGRDADLAAVRLALSSWPVVTLVGPGGIGKTSLALAAAGREDDADGAWLVDLVEAGSAADVPRAVAATLGVKESAGRGLTGSVVAALRSRRTLLVLDNCEHVLPGAAALAQAVADGCPHTRVLVTSRERLGLRGGHERVVPVGPLEPDGPGVELFQERAAALSAPRDPAGADPAASNGGSRAGPRGHDPVTEICRRLEGVPLAIELAAARTTTLRPADLLARLDDQLRLLVTVDGGQAGTGRHRAMRATIQWSYDLLTPPERTLLRRLAAFIGAFDLPAATAVAGDAAALDAGDVDEALAGLVARSMVVAEPGLARRRFRLLEPIRHFAVERLAQAGETDLTADRHAAWCAGRVAAIHRLLLGPDEAVGVTDLDELWPNLRSAFDWAVRRADRRLAYALVRPLVTEIPRRNRGELGDWVERLLALTPAEDVAVVAFGLVWAGQRYKLAQEPAAFDRLLARQAPRAIPAEPAEADPSAGGIVAVAVQHGLASVGQDFPALGILTPPLIAWFRARGDDDLAEHLELDVGASHVFGGRFDEGDATVGALVERYRAVGPPTLLNMALLLLGYSALLQNRPARAEELLGAAIAVEVPARTHSPNRCVEARTYFRRGDRARAYDILREHVDELLDSGNMQAICVTAVEFVNMMTTIGRLTEANRVLRHLDRVAPYWATLVAEARQTIDAAGQRPPEPALDDHEALEYIRAVLTDLTPPAWV, encoded by the coding sequence ATGGTTGAGCCGAAAACCACCCGTACGGGTGAGAAGGCGGTGGCCGCGCTGATGACCCCCGGCGGCGCGATCGGGTCCGGCGTCCGCGTCCGGCTGCTCGGTGGCGTCGGCGCTTTCGCTGGCGACGGCGAGCCGGTGGAGGTGGGCCCGCCGCGGTGCCAGGCGCTGCTTGCCGCGCTCGCACTGTCGCCGGGAACGGCGCTGTCGGTGGCCCGGCTCGTCGACCTCGTGTGGGGAGCGGACCGGCCGCGCACCGCCGAGCGGACCCTGCACTCGTACGTCGCCCGGCTACGGCGCGCGCTCGGCCCGGCGGCGATCACCACGGTCGGCGCCGCCTACCGGCTCGACGTGCCGGCCGACGCCGTCGACGCCCTGCGGTTCGCCCGGCTCGTCGAGGCCGGTGACACCGCCGCCGCGCTCGTGGAGTGGGCCGGCGCGCCGCTGGCCGGCCTACGGGTGGCGCCGGGTCTGGCCGCCGTCGTCGACGGGCTGGAGGAACGCTGGCTCGTCGCCGTCGAGACGGACCTCGCCGGGCGGATCGAGACCGACCCGGCCGCGGCCCTCGGGCGGCTGGCCGAGCTGACCGCGAGCCATCCCGCCCGCGAGGAGCTCTGGGCGCTGCGGATGACGGCCTTGTACCGGACCGGACGGCAGGGCGACGCCCTGGGCGCCTACCAGACCGCGCGCCGCCACCTCGTCGAGCAACTCGGCGTCGAGCCCGGCCCGCGGCTGCGTGCGCTGGAGGCGATGGTCCTCGGCCAGGACAGCCGGCTGGCCATCCCGGCACCCCCGCCCGGTCGGCCGGGCAACCTGCCGCTACGGCTCGGCCGGCTCATCGGCCGGGACGCGGACCTGGCGGCCGTCCGGCTGGCGCTGTCCTCCTGGCCGGTGGTCACGCTGGTCGGGCCGGGCGGGATCGGCAAGACCAGCCTCGCCCTCGCCGCGGCCGGTCGGGAGGACGACGCGGACGGCGCCTGGCTGGTCGACCTCGTCGAGGCCGGCTCGGCGGCGGACGTCCCACGCGCCGTCGCCGCGACGCTGGGCGTCAAGGAGAGCGCGGGGCGCGGCCTGACCGGCTCCGTCGTCGCCGCGCTGCGGTCCCGGCGCACGCTGCTGGTCCTCGACAACTGCGAGCACGTGCTGCCCGGCGCCGCGGCGCTCGCGCAGGCGGTGGCCGACGGCTGCCCGCACACCCGGGTGCTGGTCACCTCGCGGGAACGGCTCGGCCTGCGCGGCGGCCACGAGCGGGTCGTCCCCGTCGGGCCGCTGGAGCCGGACGGTCCCGGTGTTGAGCTCTTCCAGGAACGCGCCGCGGCGCTGTCGGCGCCCCGTGACCCGGCTGGCGCTGACCCGGCCGCTTCGAACGGCGGGTCGCGGGCCGGGCCGCGCGGGCACGATCCCGTCACCGAGATCTGCCGGCGGCTGGAGGGTGTGCCGCTCGCGATCGAGCTGGCCGCCGCCCGGACGACGACGCTGCGTCCCGCCGACCTGCTGGCCCGGCTCGACGACCAGCTGCGCCTGCTGGTCACGGTCGACGGAGGGCAGGCCGGCACTGGTCGGCACCGCGCGATGCGGGCGACCATTCAGTGGTCGTACGACTTGCTCACCCCGCCCGAGCGGACTCTGCTGCGCCGCCTCGCCGCCTTCATCGGGGCCTTCGACCTGCCCGCGGCCACGGCTGTCGCGGGCGACGCGGCCGCGCTCGACGCCGGCGACGTCGACGAGGCGCTGGCCGGGCTGGTCGCTCGGTCGATGGTCGTCGCCGAACCTGGACTGGCGCGGCGGCGGTTCCGGCTGCTCGAACCGATCCGGCACTTCGCCGTCGAGCGGCTCGCCCAGGCGGGCGAGACCGACCTGACGGCCGACCGCCACGCGGCCTGGTGCGCCGGCCGGGTCGCCGCGATCCATCGCCTGCTGCTGGGTCCGGACGAGGCCGTCGGTGTCACCGATCTCGACGAGCTGTGGCCGAACCTGCGGTCGGCCTTCGACTGGGCCGTCCGGCGGGCGGACCGACGCCTCGCCTACGCGCTGGTCCGGCCGCTCGTCACCGAGATCCCGCGCCGTAACCGCGGCGAGCTGGGTGACTGGGTCGAGCGGCTGCTCGCGCTGACCCCGGCCGAGGACGTCGCTGTCGTCGCCTTCGGACTGGTCTGGGCTGGCCAGCGGTACAAGCTCGCCCAGGAGCCGGCGGCGTTCGACCGGCTGCTGGCTCGGCAGGCTCCGCGAGCCATCCCGGCCGAGCCCGCCGAAGCCGACCCGTCGGCCGGCGGGATCGTCGCCGTCGCCGTCCAGCATGGGCTGGCCTCCGTGGGGCAGGACTTCCCGGCGCTCGGGATCCTCACCCCGCCGTTGATCGCGTGGTTCCGCGCCCGGGGGGACGACGACCTGGCCGAGCATCTGGAGCTCGACGTCGGCGCGTCGCACGTGTTCGGCGGCCGGTTCGACGAGGGTGACGCGACCGTCGGCGCGCTGGTCGAGCGCTACCGCGCGGTCGGCCCGCCGACGCTGCTCAACATGGCCCTGCTGCTGCTCGGATACTCGGCGCTGCTCCAGAATCGGCCGGCCCGCGCCGAGGAGCTGCTCGGCGCGGCCATCGCGGTCGAGGTGCCCGCGCGCACCCACTCGCCGAACCGGTGCGTCGAGGCCCGCACGTACTTCCGGCGGGGCGACCGGGCCCGCGCGTACGACATCCTGCGCGAGCACGTCGACGAGCTGCTCGACAGCGGCAACATGCAGGCGATCTGCGTCACCGCGGTCGAGTTCGTCAACATGATGACCACGATCGGCCGGCTGACCGAGGCGAACCGGGTGCTGCGCCACCTGGACCGGGTCGCCCCGTACTGGGCGACGCTGGTGGCGGAGGCCAGACAGACGATCGACGCCGCGGGCCAGCGACCGCCCGAGCCGGCCCTCGACGACCACGAGGCGCTCGAATACATCCGCGCCGTGCTGACCGACCTCACCCCGCCAGCCTGGGTATGA